Genomic segment of Populus nigra chromosome 6, ddPopNigr1.1, whole genome shotgun sequence:
tgccttcttttttttgctaTATCAGTCCTACTTTACCTCCATGGAACCAGAGGAGGTAGATTGCACCGCCGGGCTAGAATGGGCCTGGGTGCTGTCCAGTCAGCCTACAGGGCGTTTTTAGACAACGTTTTATAATTGGAATTCATGGAACCAGTAAAGAtgcatcattttattattattattacaatattttGAACATGAACATGGCAATCCTATATTATTGCAGTGTCTGCCATGTAGTTGCTCATGGCTTCATGCTAGTTAATGCCAAGATTCAAAATCTGAGGCTATAACACTGTTAAGTTAGTGGTTGCACAGCCTTGACTGCATTAAGCGCTGGATAATAGATGTTACTCAGCTGAAAAAAGGCCTGCCAAATGGAATTTAATCGCAGAGTTGCAAGGCTGAAACTCATATCTTCTCTGATTTACGCAGCGAGTATTTACTTTTGGAAAAGGAAGGAGCGAAGGCAACAAGACCATGAAGTCCCTGGTCAGCACCCGACGACTAAACTTGTTTGACTGTTATCAAATTTCATGGTTAAATGGGTTAATGCTACAgctgtattttaaattataagcaaTGCAGAAACCAAGTTAATTTTCCGATATCAAGTTCTAATTACTTGTGTGTTTACTTTAGCTGGGAGGGAAGGGAGCAAACCTGGCAGAGATGGCAAGCATTGGTTTGTCAGTGCCACCTGGACTCACCATATCAACAGAAGCGTGCCATGAATATCAGCAGATAGGAAACAAGCTGCCACTAGGTTTATGGGAGGAGATATTGGAAGGCTTAAAATTTGTGGAGAAGGACATGGGAGCCTTCCTTGGTGACCCCTCCAAACCTCTCCTCCTCTCTGTTCGTTCTGGCGCTGCTGTAAGACTTTCCACTTTAAGTTTATATACAGCAACCACTCAAGCAACAGCACTCAGCTTCTGTGGTCTGCTTATGATGATTATGCCTGTAACTTCCATTTTGTTTAGATTTTATACCGTCCTTGACATTAATTAGAATTTGATCTGCATGTCTAGATTTCAATGCCTGGCATGATGGACACTGTACTTAACCTTGGACTGAATGATCAAGTGGTTGCTGGTTTGAGTGCGAAAAGTGGAGAGCGTTTTGCCTATGACTCCTTCAGGCGCTTTCTAGACATGTTTGGAGATGTTGTAAGTGCTTGTTGAGTCATTTTCAAACATTGGCATATGATTCCTAaacttctaaatttatttttgggaaTGTGTTGGTGTCCCCCGGTCGCAAAACACCATTTAAAAATTGCTCCCTTTGTGCAATATACAACACCTTGTTGATTCTGAAGCAGATCTGTCACCTCCTCTTGATGTCACTCACTTCATTAATATCTACTGCTATTCAATTAAAGGTGATGGGAATCCCACACTCATCATTTGAGGAGAAGTTAGAAAAGATGAAGGAATCAAAAGGAGTAAGGCTTGATACTGATCTAACAGCTGCTGATCTCAAAGAACTTGTGGAGCAGTACAAGAAAGTCTACCTTGAAGTGAAGGGTGAAGAGTTTCCATCAGGTACTAAGTTTCACCAAATATAAGTTCTAATACTTGTTCCCGGAACAAGTTTTGAACTCATACATTCTACCTGTGTTGAATTCAGATCCAAAAAAACAACTGCAGTTAGCTATGACCGCAGTTTTTGATTCTTGGGACAGCCCAAGAGCCATCAAGTACCGAAGCATCAATCAAATTACTGGATTAAAAGGAACTGCAGTAAACATCCAATGCATGGTTTTTGGGAACATGGGAAATACATCAGGAACAGGTGTTCTGTTTACTAGAAACCCAAGCACTGGTGAAAAGAAGCTCTACGGGGAATTTCTAATCAATGCTCAGGTTTATATAACATCAGTCTCATTCTATCTAACCAAATGAGGTGATGTTTACAGTTTCGCATGGTTGGTTTTGTGTAGGGAGAGGATGTAGTTGCTGGAATTAGAACACCCGAAGACTTGGATACAATGAAAAATTGCATGCCTCAAGCTTACGATGAGCTTGTGGAGAATTGTGAAATTCTAGAGCGCCATTACAAAGATATGATGGTAAAATTTCATTCACTGTTTGAAGCCTTTGATCATTCATGTCATATAATTCTTAGTTTATGTGATTTTTAGGTGGTTCACTCATCAGGTcgaatttattttacatgatttgtATCTGAGTAGCATATTTCTATGGTGGTGATCTCTCTCCCTTGCATGTATTGGAAGATTTTAGaattgaaaagtgaaaagaaaaaaagacataacCTAGGTAATCTCTGCTATATACAGGATATTGAGTTCACAGTTCAAGAAAACAGGCTTTGGATGTTGCAATGCCGATCCGGGAAGCGTACTGGTAAAGGTGCAGTGAAGATAGCTGTAGACATGGTTAGCGAAGGGCTTGTTGATATTCGCTCTGCAATTAAGATGGTGGAGCCACAGCATCTAGACCAACTTCTTCATCCACAAGTAATATGCATCTATATAGtgcccatatatatatattgataattttcacaCGCGTAAGTTTTACTCACGCAAGTGGTTAAAATCTTGGCTAGTTTGAGAATCCATCTGCTTACAAAGACAAAGTGGTCGCGACAGGCTTGCCTGCATCACCAGGGGCAGCAGTGGGGCAGGTAGTGTTCAGTGCAGATGATGCTGAAGAATGGCACGCGCAGGGAAAAAGTGTCATTCTGGTAAGCTCAATCTTCTTGCaatattaatatgtttatggggagccaaataattttttataacaacATTTTCTGAAACAAGGCGACCATTTTGATTGCTTAGTTTACAGATGTTATAAAATGAAgcaacatgaaaattaaatttgaggATGATTCTTCCATTTGACATCATGTGACTGCTCAACATGCTTGCTGTCAATGGTTCAGTATCTTCAATTGAATCAACTTCTAAGTGCCCTTATGGTACAATTTTCCTTCTTGTATGAACATCCATATTAATATAACTAGAGCGCGCTTTCAATTACAAACTTCTCGTATGACTTTATGAAGACTGCTTGTCAGTATGCTTGATCTTGAGCTAGTTCCAAAGAATGATGAACTGTGAAAATGTTGGAAAAATATTATCGTTGCTATGTGATTTGATTTCCCTAGCCTGTTCAAATGTCGGGATCTTAACTTGTTCGTATGAATGAAGGTAAGGACAGAAACCAGCCCAGAGGATGTTGGTGGCATGCATGCAGCTGCTGGAATCTTGACAGCCAGAGGTGGAATGACATCTCATGCTGCCGTGGTAGCACGTGGTTGGGGAAGATGTTGTGTGTCTGGCTGCTCTGATATCCGTGTAAATGATGCCGAGAAGGTGATCTTTTACTTCTCTGCCACCACACAATAGTTACTTCACATGGAGAGTGGATTCTACCAACATATTTGTTGATTTGATGATGCAGGTTATTGTAATTGGGGATGTTGTTATCAGTGAAGGAGAATGGATCTCACTCAATGGATCGACTGGTGAAGTAGTACTGGGGAAACAGCCACTATCTCCTCCAGCTCTAAGTGGTGATCTAGAGACATTTATGTCTTGGGCTGACGAAATAAGACGCATCAAGGTGCCCTTCAACTGAGAGAAGGTTCACATGTATCATTATTTGTTAATGAAGAATCTATCTTATGACTTAGTATTATGATGGTGTAATAGGTCATGGCAAATGCTGATACTCCTGAAGATGCACTGAGAGCAAGAAACAATGGTGCCCAAGGGATTGGACTTTGTAGGACAGAGCACATGGTAATTCTTATGGT
This window contains:
- the LOC133697455 gene encoding pyruvate, phosphate dikinase, chloroplastic, with the translated sequence MSSTIKDMLIRTSAPARLYSSRRRLYKAKYVEMNDLLLREDRSMIRLSRGGRAYGIRTCQDSHNNDGFSNISRPPLQYRTRAQTISSSTPAVSDPTPIATKRVFTFGKGRSEGNKTMKSLLGGKGANLAEMASIGLSVPPGLTISTEACHEYQQIGNKLPLGLWEEILEGLKFVEKDMGAFLGDPSKPLLLSVRSGAAISMPGMMDTVLNLGLNDQVVAGLSAKSGERFAYDSFRRFLDMFGDVVMGIPHSSFEEKLEKMKESKGVRLDTDLTAADLKELVEQYKKVYLEVKGEEFPSDPKKQLQLAMTAVFDSWDSPRAIKYRSINQITGLKGTAVNIQCMVFGNMGNTSGTGVLFTRNPSTGEKKLYGEFLINAQGEDVVAGIRTPEDLDTMKNCMPQAYDELVENCEILERHYKDMMDIEFTVQENRLWMLQCRSGKRTGKGAVKIAVDMVSEGLVDIRSAIKMVEPQHLDQLLHPQFENPSAYKDKVVATGLPASPGAAVGQVVFSADDAEEWHAQGKSVILVRTETSPEDVGGMHAAAGILTARGGMTSHAAVVARGWGRCCVSGCSDIRVNDAEKVIVIGDVVISEGEWISLNGSTGEVVLGKQPLSPPALSGDLETFMSWADEIRRIKVMANADTPEDALRARNNGAQGIGLCRTEHMFFASDERLKAVRRMIMAVTTEQRKAALDLLLPYQRSDFEGIFRAMDGFPVTIRLLDPPLHEFLPEGDLEQIVSELTTETGMMEDEVLSRIEKLSEVNPMLGFRGCRLGISYPELTEMQARAIFQAAVSMSNQGVTVLPEIMVPLVGTPQELGHQMTLIRNVAKKVFSEMDVTLSYKVGTMIEIPRAALVADEIAKQAEFFSFGTNDLTQMTFGYSRDDVGKFLPIYLSKGILQSDPFEVLDQKGVGQLIKIATERGRAARPSLKVGICGEHGGEPSSVAFFAEAGLDYVSCSPFRVPIARLAAAQVAV